Below is a genomic region from Rhododendron vialii isolate Sample 1 chromosome 5a, ASM3025357v1.
tacttttagtcaaattttATTTGGTATGGAACACCCTAAAGAGAAAATCCAATTCTAAGCACAAAATTGAGtaaaagttttattaatgacATATTTATAAATTTGCAAGGGAAAACTATTTGTTGTAAAAATTGGAGTCCCCTTAAATTTGGTATAGATTAGAGTTATTGAGGAGAGTGGATTTTGGGCTTTAATTTGAGAGTTAAGCCGATCATATGTCATAATTAAGGTTATTTTTTGTTAGGACTTTTGATTATATGCTTATTTTGATTAAGTTTTTTCCCGTATACGTTCtttctatatctatatatgtatatatctctTTATGCTTAATGATGAATCGATGATGAGTGTTTAAATTTCGAACTATTAATTGTGATTGATCGGGGACAAAAATTATAAGTGACATTACTTAGTGCCTCCGTATCAAGTTACTGGACCCGCCACTACTCACAAGGACTCACCCGAGTAAGCGTCAAAATCGTTAACCTTGAAATTGCCTTGAATTCTGGGAAAAAATtatgagagagatttttgtccAACCACTGCCCCCGTCTTTTTTTCCTCAACGTCAAGGTAAAAGCAATGGCAAACCCGGAATTATAAATTTGTACAGCTACAATTTGTTTTCAATAGGTCACAGCAGAGAGGCCGAATGAATAATCCTTCCCTCTCTCCCAAACTCATTCTATACAGTTTACTAGCTAAAGTTTTtgtaaaatcaaaagaaaaaagattatcAACTTTTCACTTCCTTTAACTTGATACAAAAATCAATCCATCCAACAGATTACAATGTGAAGGGATTTGGGGGAGGGTGAACAATAGGGACCTTCGACATGGTCACGTTCCCAGTAAGCACGTTCGGTGCTACGCTGTCCTCCACCTCGACCGGATTAACCTGCACCACCCTCTCCGGCACAACCTTGTCTCCGTCAACCTTAGCCAACACCTCAAAATGCATCCTCACAGTCTCCGGCTTTGTCCTCCACTCTGGAAAACCCTCAAACTCATGCCCATCACCTTCTTTCAACTTCTCCACTCCAAAACCCATCTTCACAAAGGTCCGAGCGGACACATCCGCCTTCAGCAACTTGAAAGAGCCTTCCTCGTTGGCTTTTGGTCCCAACACGGAAGAAAGCAATGCCTCAAAACCACGCAGATTGGAGTTGGACCCATTGATCGAAGTAAGGGGCCATAGAGTAGTGAACTGATCTGGAGTCAGAAGGGTATTTACTTCTCCTTGTAGATCAGTGGCTGAGATGGGCTCAAAAGATTTTGTCTTGGATGGTGAAGAGAGCTCCACAAGGCCTGGGGCGAGGCGCCTGAGTTTAAGCCTGTTATTGGAAGAAGGTGATGATGAGGAAGGGGAAGTGAGGGAGGTGGGGCCAACGATgcggagagagaggagaggggcgCCTTGAGTGCGTGATGTGTGACGGAGATGTTCTGCCAGAGAGAGAAGACCGGATGCAAAACTGCTGTGGGTGATGTTTAGGGGGAGTGGGAGTTCAATTGGGTGACGGAGGCTAACCGATCTGGCACCTTTTACCGTAACCACGGCTCCATCTGCTAAGATCACCTTTTTAAGGACACCGGCATCCACGTCATGCTGTAGAATAAAAGGAATAGCAGGAATTAATTATCAATTTCGAAAGGGTTATTAGAAGAGCTCTGTACAAGATCAGGatacaagcaacaaaaaatcAATGATGAAATCTGCCAGTTTAATACTGAAGATTGCTTGCAAAACTTAAATCCATGACTGTAAATTAAGCTAATTTTGATCGAAATGCTAAAACTGGATGGCACTTGGTAATGAACAAGTATACTTTTGTCCAATTGCTGTTTAATTAAAAGTCCGTCTTTTAATTACATTGCATAGAGGATGGCACTTGGTAATGGCACACAAGAAATGTGAACCAACACGATCACAACCCACATAGCAAAGGCAATAGATTAAATTCCAACCCAGGTTTCCATCTAAGCCTATGTTTGTATCATGGATTCGTGGAGGTACTTATCAAGAAAAGGACAGTGAAATCAAAGAATAAGTTTAGCCTTTGTACTTCGTCTTTTCCTGTCGCTCCATCAATATATTCACAAGATTTGATCCAACCCCACAGCTAAATCTTCACTATCTGACCATAATACGAGCAACCTTGTTATCAAATTTAAGTTGAGTCCATAAGTGAGAGCACAAAACATTAAGCACTCCGGCGCGAAAAATGCCAGTTCCCATGGAATACCCTTTCAAATGCACATAATAAATGCAACCATCACCAACTAGGTGAACGGTAATTCCATTGACAGCATGTCAGCATAATGAACTTCTGATTCTGCATTACATGATTAAACAATGTCTCATGTTTCAATCCCAAACTCAGACATGATGCAAACATATCAACAAGAAATACAGATGACTCACATAACACAACAAAATGACAAACCATAATTCCAGCAAATGACTCATTAACTTACCGGCAACGAAAGCCTCATATCTTTGGCATCCTGTATCCACAACTCCATCGGACCTGCCAGTTGGAACGGAGACAAAACGGGCAACCCACTTTCCATTTTCCGTCTCTCAACCAACCCATTCTCATCACCTGATCTCACTAAACCCTCCTCCTGAAATATAGGCAAATCCA
It encodes:
- the LOC131328018 gene encoding protein TUNICAMYCIN INDUCED 1, with the protein product MDRRSLNFATVCLILFAIQSSSTTALISTPDLNPPYPKAISDLKEAIVKGLGFQTEDFKITGFDLRDVLVGQSVAYEFDVEIDNKVLPFRLLEDVNRWDYVDLPIFQEEGLVRSGDENGLVERRKMESGLPVLSPFQLAGPMELWIQDAKDMRLSLPHDVDAGVLKKVILADGAVVTVKGARSVSLRHPIELPLPLNITHSSFASGLLSLAEHLRHTSRTQGAPLLSLRIVGPTSLTSPSSSSPSSNNRLKLRRLAPGLVELSSPSKTKSFEPISATDLQGEVNTLLTPDQFTTLWPLTSINGSNSNLRGFEALLSSVLGPKANEEGSFKLLKADVSARTFVKMGFGVEKLKEGDGHEFEGFPEWRTKPETVRMHFEVLAKVDGDKVVPERVVQVNPVEVEDSVAPNVLTGNVTMSKVPIVHPPPNPFTL